The Tardiphaga alba genome includes a window with the following:
- a CDS encoding sulfate transporter family protein, whose amino-acid sequence MLAAAAKALSQILSPPMRSILWKSIGLALVMITALAIGMQRFLNWAATAGGVWAEGMVGSDYHSMVTILTWILSIAAGLSVVAGAIFLMPAITSLVASFFVDDVADIVEREHYPAERPGTALPLGQAVWEGGKTALLTIAVYLIALPFVLFAGIGFIIFFIATAWLLGREYFELAAMRFRSPAEAKAMRRQHAPTVFTAGLFIAAFVSIPIVNLATPLFGMAFMVHMHKRLSGPRPELIEPGRVKAPVV is encoded by the coding sequence ATGCTCGCCGCTGCCGCCAAGGCGCTCTCACAAATTCTGTCGCCACCGATGCGCAGCATCCTTTGGAAGTCGATCGGCCTTGCACTGGTGATGATCACCGCGCTGGCGATCGGCATGCAACGCTTCCTGAACTGGGCGGCGACGGCCGGCGGCGTCTGGGCCGAAGGCATGGTGGGTTCGGACTATCACAGCATGGTCACGATTCTGACCTGGATTCTCTCGATCGCGGCGGGATTGAGCGTCGTGGCCGGCGCAATTTTCCTGATGCCGGCGATTACATCGCTGGTCGCAAGCTTCTTTGTCGATGACGTCGCCGATATCGTCGAGCGTGAGCATTACCCGGCGGAGCGTCCGGGCACCGCATTGCCGCTCGGTCAGGCCGTATGGGAAGGCGGCAAGACGGCGCTGCTCACCATCGCAGTCTATCTGATCGCGCTGCCATTCGTGCTTTTTGCAGGCATCGGCTTCATCATCTTCTTCATCGCCACAGCATGGCTGCTGGGACGGGAATATTTCGAACTGGCCGCAATGCGCTTCCGCTCACCGGCAGAAGCCAAGGCGATGCGACGGCAGCATGCGCCCACCGTCTTCACCGCCGGCCTGTTCATCGCGGCCTTCGTGTCGATCCCGATCGTCAATCTCGCGACACCGCTATTCGGCATGGCCTTCATGGTTCATATGCACAAGCGACTAAGCGGGCCGCGGCCGGAGCTGATCGAACCGGGACGGGTGAAGGCACCGGTTGTTTGA
- a CDS encoding ABC transporter substrate-binding protein, translated as MTKGTRALVFATAASGLFLTTAPAFAQQSITVWFSKGFYKSEDESLLAAIKKFEEKTKIKVELSQYAIQDMIPKTVAALDSGTPPDVAYADTYDVQASGKWAFEGKLEDITDILKPMMDKFAPNTVETAFLMNGQTKKKGYYGFPLKQQSMHVEIWSDMLQQAGFKVEDIPKDWKGYWSFWCDKVQPAYRKASGSRAYGVGQPMGVESTDSLQSFYTFIDAYNVKLVDDDGKLTVDDPKVKEGLVGALRDYTDTYIKGCTPPSSTTWKDPDNNVAFHNRSIIMTHNFTISIAAKWYEDSQNQTLTPEQRAAGKKAYEDTIITASFPLKPDGSPIKYRSDVKTGMIFSQSKNKAGAREFVKFLLEEENLKPYVEGALGRWFPVTKEGQASAFWQADKHRKAVYTQFMGGTTPFDFTKNYKFTILNNENVWAKAMNRVVSEKVPVEKAVDELIARIKEIAG; from the coding sequence ATCACCAAGGGTACCCGTGCGCTCGTTTTTGCTACCGCTGCTTCTGGCCTGTTTCTGACCACGGCGCCTGCTTTCGCTCAGCAGAGCATCACTGTCTGGTTCAGCAAGGGTTTCTATAAATCCGAGGATGAGTCGCTGCTGGCAGCGATCAAGAAGTTCGAAGAAAAGACCAAGATCAAGGTCGAGCTCTCGCAATATGCCATTCAGGACATGATCCCGAAGACGGTGGCCGCGCTGGATTCCGGCACGCCGCCGGACGTCGCCTATGCCGACACCTACGACGTGCAAGCCTCCGGCAAATGGGCCTTCGAAGGCAAGCTCGAGGACATCACGGACATTCTCAAGCCGATGATGGACAAGTTCGCGCCGAACACGGTGGAAACTGCGTTCCTGATGAACGGCCAGACCAAGAAAAAGGGCTATTACGGCTTCCCGCTGAAGCAGCAGTCCATGCATGTGGAGATCTGGAGCGACATGCTCCAGCAGGCCGGCTTCAAGGTCGAGGATATTCCGAAGGACTGGAAGGGTTATTGGTCGTTCTGGTGTGACAAGGTTCAGCCCGCCTATCGCAAGGCGTCCGGCAGCCGCGCTTACGGTGTCGGCCAGCCGATGGGCGTTGAATCCACGGACTCGCTGCAGTCGTTCTACACCTTCATCGATGCCTATAACGTCAAGCTGGTGGATGACGACGGCAAGCTGACGGTGGACGATCCGAAGGTCAAGGAAGGCTTGGTTGGCGCGCTGCGCGACTACACGGACACCTATATCAAGGGCTGCACGCCGCCCTCTTCGACGACCTGGAAGGATCCCGACAACAATGTCGCCTTCCATAATCGCTCGATCATCATGACCCACAACTTCACGATTTCGATCGCGGCCAAGTGGTATGAGGATTCGCAGAACCAGACCCTGACGCCGGAGCAACGCGCGGCCGGCAAGAAGGCGTATGAAGACACGATCATCACCGCCTCGTTCCCGCTGAAGCCGGACGGCTCGCCGATCAAATATCGCTCGGACGTCAAGACCGGCATGATCTTCTCCCAATCGAAAAACAAGGCGGGCGCGCGGGAATTCGTCAAATTCCTGCTCGAGGAAGAGAACCTCAAGCCTTACGTCGAGGGCGCGCTTGGCCGCTGGTTCCCGGTGACCAAGGAAGGCCAGGCCTCGGCCTTCTGGCAGGCCGACAAGCATCGCAAGGCGGTCTACACCCAGTTCATGGGCGGCACCACGCCGTTCGATTTCACCAAGAACTACAAGTTCACCATTCTCAACAACGAGAATGTCTGGGCCAAGGCGATGAACCGCGTGGTGAGCGAGAAGGTGCCAGTGGAAAAGGCCGTGGATGAGCTGATCGCGAGGATCAAGGAAATCGCGGGCTGA
- a CDS encoding carbohydrate ABC transporter permease, which yields MTAITYTNPDATSRSLSARLSTPQVWGIVMLAPYVLVFLAFVVYPISYGLWLARHPASYVALYNDPVFARAVVNTLIFLIIGINVKMMIALFLSGFFVQSRSWIRWLSVLFILPWAVPSIPTILSVRFMFNPEWGVINNLIFKFTAEDGPNWLNDPTIGLTLAILVHIWKSLPFWTMILMTGRLAISTDMFEAADVDGASWWQKFRFITWPSMQTLYLTCTLLSMIWTLGDFNSVYLLTGGGPADLTHVLSTLGIRYLRLDQLDLAMASIVCAMPLVLPLVYFMMKRLSR from the coding sequence ATGACGGCGATCACCTACACCAATCCTGACGCCACTTCCCGTTCCCTCTCCGCACGGCTCTCGACGCCGCAGGTCTGGGGCATCGTGATGCTGGCGCCCTATGTCCTCGTCTTCCTCGCTTTCGTGGTCTATCCGATCAGTTATGGCCTCTGGCTGGCGCGACATCCCGCGAGCTATGTGGCCCTCTATAACGATCCTGTCTTCGCACGCGCCGTGGTCAACACGCTGATCTTCCTGATCATCGGCATCAATGTGAAGATGATGATCGCCCTGTTCCTGTCCGGCTTCTTCGTCCAGTCGCGTAGCTGGATTCGCTGGCTGTCGGTGCTGTTCATCCTGCCCTGGGCAGTGCCGTCGATCCCGACCATCCTGTCGGTGCGCTTCATGTTCAATCCCGAATGGGGCGTGATCAATAATCTGATCTTCAAGTTCACGGCAGAAGACGGTCCGAACTGGCTCAACGATCCCACCATCGGCCTCACGCTGGCGATCCTCGTCCATATCTGGAAGTCGCTGCCATTCTGGACCATGATTCTGATGACCGGCCGTCTCGCGATTTCCACGGACATGTTCGAGGCCGCCGATGTGGATGGCGCCAGCTGGTGGCAGAAGTTTCGTTTCATCACCTGGCCGTCGATGCAGACGCTGTATCTCACCTGCACCCTGCTCTCGATGATCTGGACGCTCGGTGACTTCAACAGCGTCTATCTGCTCACCGGTGGCGGCCCCGCCGACCTCACCCATGTGCTGTCCACGCTCGGCATCCGCTATCTCCGCCTCGACCAGCTCGATCTGGCGATGGCGTCCATCGTCTGCGCGATGCCGCTGGTGCTGCCGCTGGTCTATTTCATGATGAAGAGGCTGTCGCGATGA
- a CDS encoding carbohydrate ABC transporter permease has translation MRMPTLREIGNEAKLLLIGIPVLIWTLIPIYHMFLFAISPKQDAFAGKLWPDHPTLQNFRIVFNQQHYFLRDFWVQFGNSVVIAIAAGVITLIIATMAAFAISRLRIRGGRTVMNLALFTYFIPAAFLAVPMYRTMGNYGLLNNHWSLILAMVTIASPYAIWVLKQASDKLPVELDEAAIMDGATPLQLFRMVYVPLMLPSLVAVGTYALLLAWNEYLYAFLLLSKDTEITLPVALGNFLAADDSPWELLMTTGFIYALPPAAVYYAFRRYMVGGLTAGAVKS, from the coding sequence ATGCGCATGCCCACGCTTCGCGAGATCGGCAATGAAGCAAAGCTGCTGCTGATCGGCATTCCCGTGCTGATCTGGACGCTGATTCCGATCTATCACATGTTCCTGTTCGCGATCTCGCCAAAGCAGGATGCCTTCGCCGGCAAGCTCTGGCCCGACCATCCGACGCTCCAGAATTTTCGCATCGTCTTCAATCAACAGCATTACTTCTTGCGCGATTTCTGGGTGCAGTTCGGCAATTCGGTCGTGATCGCCATTGCCGCTGGCGTGATCACGCTGATCATCGCGACCATGGCCGCTTTCGCCATTTCCCGACTGCGTATTCGTGGCGGCCGCACGGTGATGAACCTGGCGCTGTTCACTTACTTCATCCCCGCGGCATTTCTTGCGGTGCCGATGTATCGCACCATGGGCAATTACGGCCTGCTCAACAATCACTGGTCGCTGATCCTGGCGATGGTCACCATCGCCTCGCCCTATGCGATCTGGGTGCTGAAGCAGGCGTCGGACAAGCTGCCCGTCGAGTTGGACGAAGCCGCGATCATGGACGGCGCCACGCCGCTGCAGCTGTTCCGCATGGTCTATGTGCCCTTGATGCTGCCGTCGCTGGTCGCCGTCGGCACCTATGCGTTGCTGCTGGCGTGGAATGAATATCTCTACGCATTCCTGCTGCTGTCGAAGGACACCGAGATCACGCTGCCGGTGGCACTTGGTAACTTCCTCGCTGCCGATGACTCGCCATGGGAGCTCCTGATGACCACGGGCTTCATCTATGCGCTGCCGCCGGCTGCAGTGTACTACGCGTTCCGGCGCTACATGGTGGGTGGGCTCACGGCGGGGGCGGTGAAGTCGTAG